A single region of the bacterium BMS3Abin14 genome encodes:
- the dnaE_3 gene encoding DNA polymerase III subunit alpha — protein MGLRVLPPDINASGYHYTGMDRVIRAGLMQIQGLSGEGLDSLLDEREKHGPFIRFGEFMARAPLDLHRDAMRGIRAVPARKMKGWAGRHITMVGWWVTGKPVRTKNGRPMEFATFEDTTDIFDATFFPGAYARFHKKLAQQRPYILKGRVEVEYGVATLNVGWVGFLDDARTGEELT, from the coding sequence ATGGGGCTTAGAGTCCTGCCGCCTGATATCAATGCCAGTGGTTACCACTATACGGGCATGGATAGGGTCATCCGGGCGGGGCTGATGCAGATACAGGGACTCTCTGGAGAGGGGTTGGATTCCCTGCTGGATGAGAGGGAAAAGCATGGCCCCTTCATCCGATTCGGCGAATTTATGGCGCGGGCTCCGCTGGACCTCCACCGTGACGCCATGCGAGGAATCAGGGCAGTTCCGGCCAGGAAAATGAAAGGGTGGGCAGGCAGGCACATCACCATGGTCGGCTGGTGGGTAACGGGAAAGCCGGTCCGGACGAAGAACGGAAGACCCATGGAATTCGCCACTTTCGAGGACACTACGGACATCTTCGACGCGACCTTTTTCCCCGGTGCCTACGCACGATTTCACAAGAAACTCGCCCAACAGCGCCCCTACATCCTCAAGGGCAGGGTGGAGGTGGAATACGGCGTCGCCACCCTCAATGTCGGGTGGGTCGGCTTTCTGGACGATGCCCGGACCGGAGAAGAGCTAACTTGA
- the mdtH gene encoding multidrug resistance protein MdtH translates to MGFWGAIRGNIFWLGVVSFLNDMSSEMIYPLLPIFFTGLVPVSMAAVYIGLMDGLADSVSSILKLYSGRLSDHLGLRKPLAVAGYGISSITRPLMAIAGAGWHVIVFRLIDRVGKGIRTSPRDALISESADEGNRGTAFSFHRMMDHAGAVSGPLIAAAFLYAVLGNALLWTRGSGAPGAEEMNALRWLFALAILPALGGVAVLWKGVREPESPGVPEDHVESVGISGRSRLSLSSGFYLFLAAVTLFALGNSSDLFLVLYAKEKFGLGVGYVIALWVTLHISKTVFSLPGGRLSDRMGRRPAITSGWIVYIIVYLAMPWAGKLEVVWALFILYGLYYGLTEGAERALISDFVPSTSRGRAYGLYHASVGLAALPASLVFGVLWAALGPRTAFLIGAGLATAALLVLATLPRFKR, encoded by the coding sequence ATGGGCTTTTGGGGCGCTATACGCGGGAATATTTTCTGGCTGGGGGTCGTCAGCTTTTTGAACGACATGTCCAGCGAGATGATCTATCCTCTTCTCCCCATTTTCTTCACGGGGCTGGTGCCCGTATCCATGGCCGCCGTTTACATCGGGCTCATGGACGGCCTGGCCGACAGTGTCTCCAGCATTTTGAAGCTCTACTCCGGAAGGTTAAGCGACCACCTCGGGCTCAGGAAGCCGCTTGCGGTGGCGGGATACGGGATATCCTCCATCACGAGGCCGCTTATGGCCATCGCCGGCGCCGGATGGCATGTGATCGTCTTCCGCCTTATTGACCGTGTGGGCAAGGGCATCCGAACTTCCCCAAGGGATGCCCTGATCAGCGAATCGGCCGATGAGGGGAACCGTGGGACCGCCTTCAGTTTCCACCGGATGATGGACCACGCCGGAGCGGTGTCGGGCCCCCTTATCGCCGCCGCCTTCCTTTATGCCGTTTTGGGTAATGCTCTGCTTTGGACACGCGGCAGCGGGGCGCCCGGAGCAGAGGAGATGAATGCCCTGCGGTGGCTCTTTGCCCTCGCTATCCTGCCGGCGCTGGGGGGAGTGGCGGTCCTCTGGAAGGGCGTCAGGGAGCCGGAAAGCCCCGGTGTTCCTGAGGATCACGTGGAGTCAGTGGGAATTTCCGGACGTTCCCGCTTGTCCCTTTCCTCCGGGTTCTACCTTTTCCTTGCGGCCGTTACCCTGTTTGCGTTGGGCAACAGTTCCGACCTCTTTCTGGTGCTCTATGCGAAGGAAAAATTCGGGCTTGGAGTGGGGTATGTCATCGCCCTGTGGGTGACCCTGCACATCTCCAAGACCGTTTTCAGCCTGCCGGGGGGGAGGCTTTCCGACCGGATGGGAAGGCGCCCGGCCATCACCTCCGGGTGGATTGTCTACATCATCGTGTATCTTGCCATGCCGTGGGCCGGAAAGCTGGAGGTTGTATGGGCGCTGTTCATCCTATACGGTCTCTATTACGGTCTCACCGAAGGGGCCGAACGCGCTCTTATCTCGGATTTCGTCCCTTCCACGAGCCGCGGCAGGGCCTACGGCCTTTACCATGCTTCTGTCGGTCTGGCCGCCCTTCCCGCAAGCCTCGTCTTCGGGGTCCTCTGGGCCGCACTTGGCCCCCGAACTGCCTTTCTCATCGGCGCCGGCCTCGCCACCGCGGCGCTGCTGGTCCTCGCAACGCTTCCCCGGTTCAAAAGATAA
- the emrB gene encoding multidrug export protein EmrB, whose protein sequence is MTDQSRQTNKWLIAIVVMLPTVIEIIDTSIVNVSLDHIRGALSAGIDEATWAISAYLVSNAIVIPMSGWLSRLFGRKRFQIGSILLFTTSSLMCGAAWSLQSLIAFRVLQGFGGGGLVPVSQAILLEAFPKKEHGMAMALFGMGVLVGPIVGPLLGGYITYNFSWRWIFFINIPIGLLAILLSVLFIHDPPYMKRRKMKIDFMGFFFLAVGLGALQYVLDTGQRKDWFDSPYVSWIAAISAVCLIFLVLNEMFTDEPIINLRLFKNRSFASGSVVMFFVMFNLFASLILLPIFLQTLMGYTSLQAGLVLGPGGFAAILVMPIAGMLVTRVNPKKVLTAGILICAGTTYAMSLFNLSTDFWSFVWPRVSLGIGMPLIFIPLTILTLSPIPKENMGEATSMYNMLRNLGGSVGIAFAGTMAARRGQFHQSRLVDHLSALDPSYAMAKAKAAAVLSWKGVHSLPPDAGIYRQLVFQARMLGFNDAFFLTAMMLLSSLVLVLLIKPPPGDAGRG, encoded by the coding sequence ATGACTGATCAATCCCGCCAGACCAACAAGTGGCTGATAGCCATTGTGGTAATGTTGCCGACGGTCATCGAGATAATCGACACGTCCATCGTCAACGTGTCCCTGGATCATATCCGCGGAGCACTGTCGGCGGGCATCGATGAGGCCACCTGGGCTATCAGCGCCTACCTCGTCTCCAACGCCATCGTCATCCCCATGTCCGGGTGGCTGAGCAGGCTGTTCGGGAGGAAAAGATTCCAGATCGGGTCCATCCTCCTGTTTACCACCAGCTCTTTAATGTGCGGGGCTGCCTGGAGTTTGCAGAGCCTCATTGCATTTCGGGTTTTGCAGGGGTTTGGGGGCGGCGGTCTCGTTCCCGTGAGCCAGGCTATCCTCCTGGAAGCATTTCCAAAGAAAGAGCACGGGATGGCCATGGCATTGTTCGGGATGGGGGTACTGGTAGGGCCCATTGTCGGGCCGCTTCTGGGCGGATACATTACATACAATTTTTCCTGGCGTTGGATTTTCTTTATCAACATACCCATCGGTCTGCTCGCAATCCTGTTGAGCGTCCTTTTCATCCACGATCCGCCCTATATGAAGCGGCGTAAAATGAAGATCGACTTCATGGGCTTTTTCTTTCTGGCGGTGGGATTGGGCGCCCTGCAGTACGTCCTGGACACCGGACAGCGGAAAGACTGGTTCGACTCTCCTTATGTTTCATGGATCGCCGCCATCTCGGCTGTGTGCCTGATCTTCCTGGTTTTGAACGAGATGTTCACCGACGAACCGATTATCAACCTCCGGCTTTTTAAGAACAGGAGCTTTGCCAGCGGCAGCGTGGTCATGTTCTTCGTCATGTTCAATCTCTTCGCCAGCCTCATACTCCTTCCCATTTTCCTTCAGACTCTCATGGGATATACATCGCTGCAGGCCGGGCTGGTCCTGGGTCCCGGCGGGTTTGCCGCCATTCTGGTAATGCCCATCGCGGGGATGCTGGTCACCAGGGTAAACCCGAAAAAAGTGTTGACGGCGGGGATTCTGATCTGTGCCGGTACGACGTATGCCATGTCGTTATTTAACCTGAGCACAGATTTCTGGAGCTTCGTATGGCCGCGGGTGAGTCTGGGGATAGGAATGCCCTTGATCTTTATTCCTCTCACAATCCTGACCCTGTCGCCCATCCCCAAAGAAAATATGGGGGAGGCTACATCCATGTACAACATGCTGCGCAACCTGGGGGGCAGTGTGGGCATTGCGTTTGCGGGAACCATGGCGGCAAGAAGAGGGCAGTTTCACCAGTCCCGGCTTGTGGATCACCTCTCCGCCCTTGACCCATCCTACGCCATGGCCAAGGCGAAGGCGGCCGCCGTACTGTCCTGGAAGGGTGTACATTCCCTCCCCCCCGACGCCGGGATCTACCGGCAACTGGTCTTCCAGGCCCGAATGCTGGGTTTTAACGACGCGTTCTTCCTCACGGCCATGATGCTCCTCTCATCATTGGTGCTCGTCCTTCTGATAAAACCCCCCCCGGGGGATGCCGGGAGAGGGTAG
- the emrK gene encoding putative multidrug resistance protein EmrK, which produces MTETAPAPGKNGKKKRMAFAIFTMVVIIGLVAGLWYRGYSRAHLRTDDAFVKGAIHLVASRVPGTVSMVRVTNNQRVRAGEELVDLDDDVYVQRLAEARGGLQSEKEKPAELRAQVHAQDKRVLSARASLKRTIIAGDELKAVVAVRYAEIRAKQAVKDMADIDLARAQRLLAEGVIPRDRYDRARTGFEAAAAALQAAKKQKEGAAAALRAHASTVLQAKAALNAEEAVRVRVRQSIKGQKGQIQRREAQVELARLNLSYTKITSPVDGFVTKKSVEVGNQVQAGQPLLAVVSLKEAYIVANYKETQLHLIKPGQRVRFRLDAYPEKRFDGRVDSIMVGTGAAFSLFPPENASGNYVKVVQRIPVKMVFDNIREVIPYLRVGMSVVPTILTSE; this is translated from the coding sequence ATGACGGAAACGGCACCCGCACCGGGGAAGAACGGCAAAAAAAAGCGCATGGCCTTCGCCATTTTCACAATGGTGGTGATCATAGGACTGGTCGCAGGGTTATGGTATCGCGGGTATTCGCGTGCTCACCTTAGAACCGACGATGCTTTCGTGAAAGGAGCGATCCACCTGGTAGCGTCCCGTGTGCCGGGAACGGTGAGCATGGTCCGTGTGACCAACAACCAGCGCGTCCGGGCGGGGGAAGAGCTGGTTGACCTCGATGACGATGTTTACGTACAAAGGCTGGCCGAAGCCCGGGGAGGCCTTCAGTCGGAAAAAGAGAAGCCGGCGGAGCTCAGGGCGCAGGTGCATGCACAGGATAAGCGGGTCTTGTCGGCCAGGGCATCATTGAAAAGAACGATCATAGCTGGGGATGAGCTCAAGGCCGTCGTAGCGGTCCGGTATGCCGAAATCCGCGCCAAACAGGCGGTCAAAGACATGGCTGACATTGACCTTGCCAGGGCGCAGAGGCTCCTCGCCGAGGGTGTCATACCCAGGGACCGCTATGATCGGGCCAGGACCGGGTTCGAGGCGGCAGCCGCGGCCCTTCAGGCGGCCAAAAAACAAAAAGAAGGGGCAGCGGCCGCATTGCGGGCACATGCCAGCACTGTCCTCCAGGCCAAAGCCGCACTGAACGCTGAGGAAGCCGTGCGTGTACGGGTTCGTCAGTCGATCAAGGGTCAGAAAGGCCAGATACAGAGAAGAGAGGCGCAAGTGGAGCTTGCCAGGCTCAACCTCTCCTACACGAAGATCACTTCCCCGGTAGACGGTTTCGTTACGAAAAAATCCGTGGAGGTTGGGAATCAGGTACAGGCCGGGCAGCCGCTTCTGGCAGTGGTTTCACTCAAAGAGGCGTACATCGTCGCGAATTACAAGGAAACCCAGCTTCACCTGATCAAGCCGGGGCAAAGGGTGAGGTTCAGGCTCGATGCATATCCCGAAAAAAGGTTTGACGGCCGCGTGGACAGCATCATGGTAGGAACCGGGGCGGCATTTTCACTCTTCCCCCCTGAAAACGCCAGCGGCAACTACGTAAAGGTTGTCCAGCGGATCCCGGTGAAGATGGTTTTTGACAATATCCGGGAGGTGATCCCATATCTGAGGGTGGGTATGTCCGTAGTGCCGACCATCCTGACCAGCGAATGA